From Rhodococcus sp. B7740, one genomic window encodes:
- a CDS encoding peptide chain release factor 3, with amino-acid sequence MSTPSSTPDVDATIDGSGPAALDESGTTRSRATELETEVARRRTFAVISHPDAGKSTLTEALALHARVISEAGAIHGKAGRRSTVSDWMEMEKARGISVSSTALQFNYQTSPDAEITNVINLVDTPGHADFSEDTYRVLTAVDAAVMLIDAAKGLEPQTLKLFQVCRQFGIPVITVINKWDRPGQSPLELLDEIESRIGLTPTPLYWPVGIAGDFRGLLDVQDGSYIRFTRTAGGATIAPEEFMTAEAAAEREGVDWDTAVEESDLLISSGQQHDQEMFLAGQTSPVIFGSAMLNFGVRQILDTLVALAPAPGARDDVSGGVREVTDPFSAVVFKVQAGMDTAHRDRLAFMRVVSGVFERGMVVTHSQTKKPFTTKYALTVFGRDRTTVENAYPGDIVGLVNATALAPGHTLYTDKKVEFPPIPSFAPEHFSALRVDSADKYKKFRRAVEQLDSEGVVQVLRNDIRGDASPVLAAVGPMQFEVVTARMKTEFGVDARMEPLGYSLARRTDAASAVELGRQRGVEVFTRTDGALLALVSDKWRLQYIQKEMPELTLEPLVAAGDQ; translated from the coding sequence GTGAGCACCCCGTCCAGTACCCCCGACGTCGACGCCACGATCGACGGGTCCGGACCGGCAGCGCTCGACGAGTCCGGAACCACCCGCAGCCGGGCCACAGAGCTCGAGACCGAGGTCGCGAGGCGTCGAACATTCGCGGTGATCTCGCACCCCGACGCCGGCAAGTCGACGCTCACCGAGGCCCTCGCCCTGCATGCGCGCGTCATCTCCGAGGCCGGAGCCATCCACGGCAAAGCCGGCCGCCGCTCCACCGTCTCCGACTGGATGGAGATGGAGAAGGCCCGTGGCATCTCGGTGAGTTCGACTGCGCTGCAGTTCAATTACCAGACCTCCCCCGACGCGGAGATCACCAACGTCATCAACCTCGTCGACACCCCCGGCCACGCCGACTTCTCCGAGGACACCTACCGCGTGCTCACCGCCGTCGACGCGGCCGTGATGCTGATCGACGCCGCCAAGGGTCTGGAGCCGCAGACCCTCAAGCTGTTCCAGGTGTGCCGCCAGTTCGGCATCCCGGTCATCACCGTCATCAACAAGTGGGACCGCCCGGGCCAGTCGCCGCTCGAGCTGCTCGACGAGATCGAGTCGCGGATCGGCCTGACTCCGACGCCTCTCTACTGGCCCGTCGGGATCGCCGGCGACTTCCGCGGCCTGCTCGACGTACAGGACGGGAGCTACATCCGGTTCACCCGTACCGCCGGTGGTGCGACCATCGCGCCCGAGGAATTCATGACGGCCGAGGCCGCCGCCGAACGTGAGGGCGTCGACTGGGACACCGCCGTCGAGGAAAGTGATTTGCTGATCTCGAGCGGTCAGCAACACGATCAGGAGATGTTCCTGGCCGGTCAGACGTCGCCGGTGATCTTCGGCTCCGCGATGCTCAACTTCGGCGTCCGGCAGATTCTCGACACCCTCGTCGCTCTGGCACCCGCCCCCGGCGCGCGCGACGACGTCTCGGGCGGGGTACGCGAGGTCACCGATCCGTTCAGCGCCGTCGTGTTCAAGGTGCAGGCAGGCATGGACACCGCGCACCGCGACCGCCTGGCGTTCATGCGCGTGGTCTCCGGAGTGTTCGAGCGCGGCATGGTCGTCACCCACTCGCAAACCAAGAAGCCGTTCACCACCAAGTACGCGTTGACTGTGTTCGGTCGCGATCGTACGACCGTCGAGAACGCCTATCCGGGAGACATCGTCGGCCTCGTCAACGCGACCGCACTCGCCCCGGGGCACACGCTCTACACCGACAAGAAGGTCGAGTTCCCGCCCATTCCGTCGTTTGCGCCCGAGCACTTCTCGGCACTGCGGGTCGACAGCGCCGACAAGTACAAGAAGTTCCGCCGGGCCGTCGAGCAACTCGACTCCGAAGGCGTGGTTCAGGTGCTGCGCAACGACATTCGCGGCGACGCCTCCCCCGTGCTCGCCGCCGTCGGACCCATGCAGTTCGAGGTGGTCACCGCACGAATGAAGACCGAGTTCGGCGTCGACGCCCGAATGGAACCGCTCGGATACTCCCTTGCCCGACGCACCGACGCGGCCTCGGCCGTCGAGTTGGGTCGCCAGCGCGGTGTCGAGGTCTTCACCCGCACCGACGGTGCGCTGCTGGCACTGGTGAGCGACAAGTGGCGTCTGCAGTACATCCAGAAGGAGATGCCCGAGCTGACTCTCGAACCACTCGTCGCCGCGGGTGATCAGTAG
- a CDS encoding ABC-F family ATP-binding cassette domain-containing protein, translating to MVNLVNLENVSKSFGVKPLLDGVSLGVQEGERIGMVGLNGGGKTTTLEVLAGIEPPDSGRVSRVNGLRMAVVTQRGVLPPGSTVGQVVLDPLGMAEHEWAGDSRVRNILTGIGIADLGPAGSSGLDASIDNLSGGERRRVALAAALVQDLDLLVLDEPTNHLDVEGVQWLAAHLVSRRSALVVVTHDRWFLDTVANRTWEVVGGGVEAYEGGYNDWVFARAERSRQADASEERRRNLARKELAWLRRGAPARTSKPKYRIEAAEALIADVPAPRDSVALSSFAQRRLGKVVIELEDARLETPDGRELVKDFTWRLAPGERVGLVGVNGSGKTTMLRTLAGELQPAAGKRIQGQTVKIGWLKQELDDLPKKLRVLDAVKEVAERITLGDREISAGQLAERLGFTPARQRTPVGDLSGGERRRLQLTRVLMAEPNVLLLDEPTNDLDIDTLQQLEDILDGWAGTLVVISHDRYLIERICDSTWALFGDGKLTNLPGGIDEYLRRRSVLAAEATPDSLTTGALPKKATRDAASERAARKELSKLEKLVLRLSKREVELHAELVDASTEQGKLVALDTELKQVLADKDVAEERWMELAAELE from the coding sequence ATGGTCAATCTCGTCAATCTCGAAAACGTCAGCAAGTCCTTCGGCGTCAAGCCACTGCTCGACGGCGTCTCGCTCGGCGTGCAGGAGGGCGAACGCATCGGCATGGTCGGTCTCAACGGCGGCGGTAAGACCACTACCCTCGAGGTTCTCGCCGGCATCGAACCGCCCGATTCGGGACGTGTCAGCCGGGTCAACGGCCTGCGCATGGCCGTCGTCACCCAGCGCGGCGTGTTGCCTCCGGGGTCGACCGTCGGCCAGGTGGTCCTCGACCCACTCGGAATGGCCGAGCACGAGTGGGCGGGTGACTCTCGGGTGCGAAACATCTTGACCGGCATCGGTATCGCCGACCTCGGGCCTGCAGGGAGTTCGGGACTCGACGCGTCGATCGACAACCTCTCGGGCGGCGAGCGTCGACGAGTTGCGTTGGCAGCGGCCCTGGTTCAGGATCTCGATCTGCTGGTGCTCGACGAGCCGACCAACCACCTCGATGTCGAGGGCGTGCAGTGGTTGGCCGCGCACCTGGTCAGCCGTCGCAGTGCGCTGGTGGTCGTCACCCACGATCGCTGGTTCCTCGACACGGTCGCCAATCGCACGTGGGAAGTGGTCGGCGGCGGCGTCGAGGCCTACGAGGGCGGCTACAACGACTGGGTGTTCGCGCGCGCCGAGCGGTCCCGTCAGGCCGACGCGTCCGAGGAGCGTCGACGCAACCTCGCGCGCAAGGAGTTGGCGTGGCTGCGCCGCGGTGCCCCGGCTCGTACCTCCAAGCCGAAGTACCGCATCGAGGCGGCCGAGGCTCTGATCGCCGACGTTCCGGCTCCGCGTGACTCCGTCGCGTTGTCCTCGTTCGCTCAGCGTCGTCTCGGCAAGGTCGTCATCGAACTCGAGGACGCGCGCCTGGAGACTCCCGACGGCCGAGAACTGGTGAAGGACTTCACCTGGCGTCTGGCCCCCGGTGAGCGCGTCGGCCTGGTCGGAGTCAACGGTTCGGGCAAGACCACGATGCTCCGCACGCTCGCCGGTGAACTGCAGCCTGCTGCGGGTAAGCGCATCCAGGGCCAGACGGTCAAGATCGGTTGGCTCAAGCAGGAATTGGACGACCTACCCAAGAAGCTGCGTGTTCTCGATGCGGTCAAGGAAGTGGCCGAGCGGATTACGTTGGGTGACCGCGAGATCTCGGCCGGGCAGCTCGCGGAGCGGCTCGGCTTCACCCCGGCGCGTCAGCGCACCCCCGTCGGAGATCTCTCCGGCGGTGAGCGTCGTCGCCTCCAGCTGACGCGCGTGTTGATGGCCGAGCCGAACGTGCTGTTGCTCGACGAGCCCACCAACGATCTCGACATCGACACCCTGCAGCAGCTCGAGGACATCCTCGACGGCTGGGCGGGCACCCTCGTCGTCATCAGTCACGATCGGTACCTGATCGAGCGGATCTGTGATTCCACCTGGGCACTGTTCGGCGACGGCAAGCTCACCAATCTGCCCGGCGGGATCGACGAGTACCTGCGTCGCCGGTCGGTTCTCGCGGCCGAGGCCACTCCGGATTCGTTGACCACCGGCGCGTTGCCGAAGAAGGCGACCCGGGATGCGGCGTCCGAGCGCGCGGCCCGTAAGGAACTGAGCAAGCTCGAAAAGCTCGTCCTTCGGCTCTCCAAGCGTGAGGTCGAGTTGCATGCCGAACTCGTCGACGCGTCCACCGAGCAGGGCAAGCTCGTCGCCCTCGACACCGAGCTCAAGCAGGTCCTCGCGGACAAGGATGTCGCCGAGGAACGCTGGATGGAACTGGCCGCCGAGCTGGAGTAG
- the rsmA gene encoding 16S rRNA (adenine(1518)-N(6)/adenine(1519)-N(6))-dimethyltransferase RsmA, giving the protein MSEHVRGSAALLGPAEVRSLAAELDVRPTKQLGQNFVHDANTVRRIVASAGVGPQDTVLEVGPGLGSLTLALLDVAESVIAVEIDPKLANRLPTTVADRAPTLADRLTVIEADALRVRAADIAGEPTALVANLPYNVAVPVLIHLFSELPSLRVAVVMVQAEVADRLAAVPGSKIYGIPSVKARFFGDVKRAGAVGRSVFWPVPKVESGLVRIDRYDEPPWPTDTAHRKAVFAVIDAAFAQRRKTLRAALAGWAGSPVAAERRLREAGIDPTARGETIDAAAFVRLAATEA; this is encoded by the coding sequence GTGTCCGAACATGTGAGGGGATCCGCGGCTCTGCTCGGTCCCGCCGAGGTCCGCTCCCTCGCAGCCGAGCTCGACGTGCGGCCCACCAAGCAGCTCGGGCAGAACTTCGTGCACGACGCAAATACTGTTCGACGCATCGTCGCCTCCGCGGGAGTAGGCCCTCAGGACACGGTCCTCGAGGTCGGCCCCGGCCTCGGTTCGCTGACTCTGGCGTTGCTCGACGTGGCCGAATCCGTCATCGCCGTCGAGATCGATCCCAAGCTCGCGAACCGCTTGCCCACCACGGTGGCAGACCGAGCCCCGACCCTGGCCGATCGGCTGACGGTGATCGAGGCCGACGCGCTTCGCGTCCGAGCGGCGGACATCGCGGGGGAGCCGACTGCACTGGTGGCCAACCTCCCCTACAACGTCGCCGTTCCCGTGCTGATTCATCTGTTCTCGGAATTGCCGAGCCTCCGTGTCGCGGTGGTGATGGTCCAAGCCGAGGTGGCCGATCGACTCGCCGCGGTACCGGGCAGCAAGATCTACGGCATCCCCAGCGTCAAGGCCAGGTTCTTCGGTGACGTCAAAAGGGCCGGCGCGGTGGGCCGTTCGGTGTTCTGGCCGGTGCCCAAGGTCGAGTCGGGCCTGGTGCGTATCGATCGGTACGACGAGCCGCCGTGGCCCACCGACACCGCGCATCGCAAGGCCGTCTTCGCGGTGATCGATGCCGCATTCGCGCAGCGACGAAAGACCCTGCGAGCGGCCCTCGCCGGCTGGGCCGGCTCCCCGGTGGCGGCCGAACGCCGGTTGCGTGAGGCCGGAATCGACCCGACGGCGCGAGGCGAAACCATCGACGCCGCAGCCTTCGTCCGCTTGGCCGCCACCGAAGCCTGA
- a CDS encoding DUF4166 domain-containing protein: MTSVVAEVLGSDFARLHPKVQWRFGLQSSDDLAQFGVGVMEEMTHSRLVPPPLLWAGRKRGLFPAGVGKDVPFTIANYAYVDELGRETMSFVRRFAFAGRPQGMNSVMVSSAESDAYALDYLGFSSDMVVHTRCEVDADGGLVLESEVPRFLLGPLAPKLPKPASAVTIGREWWDAAEERHRIEIEVKSPVLGQLFLYRGWFTAEERPCPPADIPADARPRSVESRE; the protein is encoded by the coding sequence ATGACATCGGTCGTCGCGGAAGTACTCGGTTCGGACTTCGCCCGTCTGCATCCCAAGGTTCAGTGGCGCTTCGGATTGCAGTCCTCGGACGATCTCGCCCAGTTCGGGGTGGGCGTGATGGAGGAGATGACGCACTCTCGGCTCGTGCCGCCGCCGTTGCTGTGGGCCGGCCGCAAGCGTGGACTCTTTCCCGCGGGTGTGGGCAAGGACGTGCCGTTCACCATCGCCAACTATGCGTATGTCGACGAACTGGGCCGCGAGACAATGTCTTTCGTGCGGCGTTTTGCTTTCGCCGGTCGCCCGCAGGGAATGAACTCGGTGATGGTGTCCTCCGCCGAGTCCGACGCGTATGCCTTGGACTACCTGGGCTTCTCGTCGGACATGGTGGTGCACACCAGGTGTGAGGTCGATGCCGATGGTGGACTGGTGCTCGAGAGCGAGGTTCCGCGATTCCTGCTCGGCCCTCTTGCGCCGAAGTTGCCGAAGCCGGCGTCGGCGGTGACGATCGGTCGCGAGTGGTGGGATGCGGCCGAGGAACGGCATCGCATCGAGATCGAGGTGAAGAGCCCGGTGCTCGGGCAGCTGTTCCTCTATCGTGGATGGTTCACTGCCGAGGAGCGGCCGTGTCCTCCCGCCGACATTCCCGCTGACGCGCGTCCACGGTCGGTCGAGTCTCGCGAATAG
- a CDS encoding helix-turn-helix transcriptional regulator has protein sequence MKETSARLLRLLSLLQTRRDWAGAELAERLDVTPRTLRRDVDKLRDIGYPVNATPGVGGGYQLGPGAEMPPLLLDDDEALAVAFGLQSAAGGSVAGIGEASLRALTKLRQVMPSRIQHRLDALRIDVVEKTPRSAVDASVLSTVAAVCHGHERLRFDYRKHDGSESRREVEPYSLVRAGARWYLLGWDVLREDWRSYRVDRLTPKIPTGPRFTPRALPPGGAASFVSKGIDRAFARVQARIALHAPIETIAPMIDEQWGTLESIDDRTCAVVLAGDSLPSIARWLAAFDTDFTVLDPPELREECRIVAERHARLNERYLAAVHPPVTGP, from the coding sequence GTGAAGGAAACATCGGCTCGGTTGTTGCGGCTGTTGTCTCTGCTGCAGACGCGTCGTGATTGGGCGGGCGCGGAATTGGCAGAGCGACTCGACGTCACTCCTCGCACGTTGCGGCGCGACGTGGACAAGCTGCGCGACATCGGTTATCCGGTCAATGCGACGCCGGGTGTCGGCGGTGGGTACCAGCTCGGTCCCGGCGCGGAGATGCCTCCGCTGCTGCTCGACGACGACGAGGCGCTGGCGGTGGCCTTCGGGTTGCAGTCCGCCGCCGGGGGCTCGGTCGCGGGTATCGGGGAGGCGTCGTTGCGGGCGTTGACGAAGTTGCGGCAGGTGATGCCCTCGCGCATCCAGCATCGGCTCGACGCGTTGCGCATCGACGTGGTGGAGAAGACACCCCGTTCGGCGGTGGATGCGTCGGTGCTGTCCACGGTGGCAGCGGTGTGCCACGGACACGAGCGGTTGCGGTTCGACTACCGCAAGCACGACGGTTCCGAGTCCAGGCGCGAGGTGGAGCCGTACAGCCTGGTGCGGGCGGGAGCGCGCTGGTACCTGCTGGGTTGGGATGTACTGCGGGAGGATTGGCGGTCGTATCGGGTTGATCGTCTGACTCCGAAGATTCCGACGGGTCCGCGGTTCACGCCCCGGGCGCTGCCGCCGGGAGGCGCGGCGTCGTTCGTCTCGAAGGGAATCGATCGTGCGTTCGCCAGAGTTCAGGCGCGGATCGCGTTGCACGCTCCGATCGAGACGATCGCGCCGATGATCGACGAGCAGTGGGGCACACTCGAATCCATCGACGACCGCACCTGCGCGGTGGTGTTGGCCGGGGATTCGCTGCCCTCGATCGCACGGTGGCTGGCGGCGTTCGACACCGATTTCACGGTGCTCGATCCACCGGAACTGCGCGAGGAATGCCGCATCGTGGCCGAGCGGCACGCGAGGCTGAACGAGCGATACCTCGCGGCGGTTCACCCTCCGGTAACCGGTCCGTGA
- a CDS encoding enoyl-CoA hydratase/isomerase family protein, whose translation MAVVEAETVGGVGHIVLNRPEALNSLNGAMIDGIRAALDAWRDDDEVTSVLVTSSSPRAFCAGGDIKAIRQAVVDGDHEAGPAYFAAEYDLDEVIAGYPKPYVAVIEAAAFGGGLGISIHGSVRIVTENAVLAMPETAIGFVPDVGSSYFLSRLPGHAGRYLALTGTRITGTDALALGLATHFCPSEVVSDLKADILAGMDLDEVLDRYTTAPSTTELSFDAEAVAAVFERSSLVDIIDALVCDTPWSRTTKTQLATLSPTSLMATDALITRGADSTLRECLDRELRMATWIITEPDFAEGVRAVLVDKDRAPQWKPLVLEMVRPEAFQQLL comes from the coding sequence GTGGCCGTTGTCGAAGCCGAGACCGTGGGCGGAGTGGGGCATATCGTCCTGAACCGGCCGGAGGCTCTGAACTCGTTGAACGGTGCGATGATCGACGGGATCCGCGCCGCACTCGATGCGTGGCGAGACGACGATGAGGTCACTTCTGTTCTGGTGACGAGCAGTTCACCTCGGGCGTTCTGCGCCGGCGGTGACATCAAGGCGATTCGGCAGGCCGTCGTCGACGGTGACCACGAGGCGGGCCCGGCGTACTTCGCGGCGGAGTACGACCTCGACGAGGTGATTGCCGGCTACCCCAAGCCGTACGTCGCCGTCATCGAAGCGGCGGCTTTCGGTGGTGGCCTGGGAATTTCGATTCACGGTAGCGTCCGCATCGTCACCGAGAACGCCGTGTTGGCGATGCCGGAGACGGCGATCGGTTTCGTGCCGGATGTGGGGTCGAGCTACTTTCTCTCGCGCCTGCCGGGCCATGCCGGACGGTACCTGGCGCTGACGGGAACTCGTATCACCGGAACCGATGCGCTCGCACTGGGATTGGCGACGCATTTCTGCCCGAGCGAGGTCGTGTCCGATCTGAAGGCGGACATCCTCGCAGGCATGGATCTGGACGAGGTGTTGGATCGATACACCACTGCGCCGTCGACCACCGAACTGTCGTTCGACGCGGAGGCGGTGGCTGCAGTGTTCGAGAGGAGCTCACTCGTCGACATCATCGATGCGCTGGTGTGCGACACGCCCTGGTCGCGGACGACGAAGACTCAGTTGGCGACGCTGTCGCCCACGTCCCTGATGGCAACCGACGCGCTGATCACACGCGGGGCCGACAGCACGTTGCGTGAATGCCTCGATCGGGAGTTGCGGATGGCGACGTGGATCATCACCGAACCGGACTTCGCCGAGGGTGTTCGTGCAGTGCTGGTCGACAAGGACCGCGCGCCGCAATGGAAGCCTCTGGTACTCGAGATGGTGCGACCAGAGGCATTCCAGCAGCTGTTGTGA
- a CDS encoding 4-(cytidine 5'-diphospho)-2-C-methyl-D-erythritol kinase → MLSVVPTPVVVRAPSKVNLHLSVGDLRPDGFHELTTVFQALSLSDELSVIPAKTLSVRVRGDDARVVPTDSRNLVWKAAELLGRRVGREPSVEITIDKGIPVAGGMAGGSADAAATLVALNAMWHLDLSRDELDEVAAQLGSDVPFSLHGGTAVGTGRGEKLLPVLSRNSFHWVLALAKGGLQTPAVYNELDELRAKGDPPRLGGTEDLMHALASGDARALAPLLGNDLQAAAVSLMPQLRRTLRAGVTAGALAGIVSGSGPTCAFLCADADAAVSVSAELSGAGVCRTVRVASGPVPGARVVTSESIGFS, encoded by the coding sequence GTGCTGTCTGTCGTTCCCACACCCGTCGTTGTTCGGGCCCCGTCGAAGGTGAATCTGCATCTGTCGGTCGGTGACCTGCGTCCCGATGGTTTTCACGAGCTGACGACGGTGTTTCAGGCGCTCTCGCTCTCGGACGAACTGTCGGTGATTCCGGCCAAGACGCTCTCGGTTCGGGTGCGCGGTGACGACGCGAGGGTGGTTCCCACCGATTCGCGGAATCTGGTGTGGAAGGCCGCCGAGTTGCTGGGCCGTCGGGTCGGGCGAGAGCCGTCGGTGGAGATCACCATCGACAAGGGAATTCCGGTGGCCGGTGGGATGGCAGGCGGAAGTGCCGACGCTGCCGCGACCCTGGTGGCACTGAACGCGATGTGGCATCTCGATCTCTCGCGTGACGAGCTCGACGAGGTGGCGGCTCAACTCGGGAGCGACGTGCCCTTCTCGTTGCACGGCGGAACCGCGGTCGGAACCGGTCGCGGGGAGAAGCTGCTTCCGGTGCTCTCGCGCAACAGTTTTCACTGGGTGCTGGCGTTGGCGAAGGGTGGTCTGCAAACGCCTGCCGTGTACAACGAACTCGACGAGTTGCGGGCCAAGGGCGATCCGCCTCGCCTCGGCGGCACCGAGGATCTGATGCATGCGCTGGCGTCCGGCGATGCGCGTGCACTCGCGCCGTTGCTCGGCAACGACCTGCAGGCCGCTGCGGTCTCGCTGATGCCGCAGTTGCGTCGCACGCTGCGCGCGGGAGTCACCGCCGGGGCATTGGCGGGCATCGTGTCCGGCTCGGGCCCCACCTGCGCGTTTCTGTGCGCCGACGCCGACGCGGCGGTGTCGGTGAGCGCTGAATTGTCCGGTGCCGGTGTGTGCCGCACCGTCCGTGTTGCGAGTGGACCGGTTCCCGGTGCTCGTGTTGTCACTAGTGAATCGATTGGTTTTTCCTGA
- a CDS encoding DNA/RNA non-specific endonuclease yields MTTPLGFDPKFLADIDVPLPDRADVVVLAYTHFSVSIDPARRLAAVTGVNIDGASLQDVGRGDNWRLDDRLPAAQQAGNELYKNNDLDRGHLVRRRDPVWGERAVAERANEDTFHYTVCAPQTATLNQSKTLWLGLEDYVLGNAEQYDRKLSVFSGCIFADDDPIYRGVAIPRQFFKIAAWSQDSTPACTGYVLDQSPSLDPILDKPLRLETDPPPLGPYRTYQVPVADIASMTGLELGVLIEADRYAPVAAARAEASKWTELTRLSDIHL; encoded by the coding sequence ATGACGACACCACTCGGTTTCGACCCGAAATTCCTGGCGGACATCGACGTTCCGTTGCCCGATCGCGCCGACGTGGTGGTGCTTGCGTACACGCACTTCTCGGTGTCCATCGACCCTGCCCGACGCCTCGCCGCGGTCACCGGCGTGAACATCGACGGCGCGAGCCTGCAGGATGTCGGGCGGGGAGACAACTGGCGACTCGACGATCGGCTACCGGCTGCCCAGCAGGCCGGCAACGAGCTGTACAAGAACAACGACCTCGATCGCGGACATCTGGTTCGCAGGCGAGATCCGGTGTGGGGTGAGCGTGCGGTGGCCGAGCGCGCCAACGAGGACACGTTCCACTACACCGTGTGCGCGCCACAGACGGCCACCCTGAATCAGTCGAAGACGCTGTGGCTGGGGCTGGAGGACTACGTGCTGGGAAACGCCGAGCAGTACGACCGAAAGCTCTCGGTGTTCAGCGGTTGCATCTTCGCCGACGACGATCCGATCTACCGCGGTGTCGCCATTCCGCGGCAGTTCTTCAAGATCGCGGCATGGTCGCAGGATTCGACTCCCGCATGCACCGGATACGTTCTCGACCAGTCGCCGTCCCTCGATCCGATCCTCGACAAGCCGTTACGACTCGAGACCGATCCCCCGCCCCTCGGCCCGTACCGGACGTACCAGGTTCCGGTGGCCGACATCGCGTCGATGACCGGCCTGGAGCTGGGTGTGTTGATCGAGGCCGATCGCTATGCACCGGTGGCTGCCGCTCGTGCGGAGGCGTCGAAGTGGACCGAGCTGACGCGACTGTCGGACATCCACCTGTAA
- the pnuC gene encoding nicotinamide riboside transporter PnuC: MLIDLLDAEFSVLGHPILWREVVGNGFGLLSAIGGMRRVVWAWPVGIIGNALLFTVFLGGVFHTPQALDLYGQAGRQLMFIAVSVYGLMRWLRDSKRSGAAVLPRWGTARERTAMIVVAIVGTVLFAQLFGYLGSFGKWADAWIFTGSMLATFGMARGLTEFWLIWIAVDIVGVPLLIVAGFYPSAVLYLVYAAFVAWGFAVWFRVQNKNFGQKMAS; this comes from the coding sequence GTGCTGATCGATCTGCTCGACGCAGAGTTCTCCGTACTGGGGCACCCGATTCTGTGGCGTGAGGTGGTCGGCAACGGTTTCGGCTTGCTCTCGGCGATCGGCGGGATGCGGCGCGTCGTGTGGGCGTGGCCGGTGGGGATCATCGGCAATGCGCTGCTGTTCACGGTCTTCCTCGGCGGCGTGTTCCACACTCCGCAGGCTCTCGATCTGTACGGCCAGGCCGGGCGACAACTGATGTTCATCGCGGTGAGCGTCTACGGGTTGATGCGTTGGCTGCGGGACTCCAAACGGTCGGGGGCAGCGGTTCTACCGCGGTGGGGCACGGCGCGGGAGCGGACCGCGATGATCGTCGTCGCGATCGTCGGCACGGTGCTGTTCGCGCAACTGTTCGGCTACCTCGGCTCGTTCGGCAAGTGGGCCGACGCGTGGATCTTCACCGGATCCATGCTGGCGACCTTCGGAATGGCGCGTGGACTCACCGAGTTCTGGCTGATCTGGATCGCGGTGGACATCGTGGGCGTTCCGCTGCTGATCGTCGCCGGGTTTTATCCCTCCGCGGTTCTCTACCTGGTGTATGCCGCGTTCGTGGCCTGGGGTTTTGCCGTGTGGTTCAGAGTTCAGAACAAGAACTTCGGTCAAAAAATGGCGTCGTAA